From a region of the Mycobacterium intracellulare ATCC 13950 genome:
- a CDS encoding zinc ribbon domain-containing protein produces MKAEVAQQRSLLELSKLDAELSRLTHRAAHLPEQEACRRMQEEYDAAGDRIGAVRIALEDIDAHVKRLESEIDAVRQREDRDRALLQSGATDAKQLADLQHELETLQRRQTSLEDSLLEVMERREELQSQLDTEQKALETLEAEMAGARQALDAALAELTEARELHSSQRDSLSAALDPALSALYERQRAGGGPGAAQLLGKRCGACRLEIDRGELARISAAAEDDVVRCPECGAILLRVKGFDQ; encoded by the coding sequence ATGAAAGCCGAAGTGGCACAGCAACGTTCGCTGCTCGAGTTGTCGAAACTGGATGCCGAGCTGTCCCGCCTCACGCACCGGGCGGCCCATCTGCCGGAGCAAGAGGCCTGCCGGCGCATGCAGGAGGAATACGACGCCGCCGGCGACCGCATCGGTGCGGTGCGGATCGCCCTGGAAGACATCGACGCCCACGTCAAGCGGCTCGAATCGGAGATCGACGCGGTGCGCCAGCGCGAAGACCGTGACCGGGCGCTGCTGCAGTCGGGAGCGACCGACGCCAAACAACTGGCGGACCTGCAGCACGAGCTGGAGACCCTGCAACGTCGCCAGACCAGCCTGGAGGATTCCCTCCTCGAGGTGATGGAACGTCGGGAGGAGCTGCAGTCCCAGCTGGACACCGAGCAGAAGGCCCTCGAAACCCTGGAGGCCGAAATGGCCGGTGCCCGGCAGGCGCTCGACGCCGCGCTGGCCGAGCTCACCGAAGCCCGCGAGTTGCATTCGTCACAACGCGACTCGCTGAGCGCCGCGCTGGACCCGGCCCTGTCCGCGCTCTACGAACGGCAGCGCGCCGGGGGAGGGCCGGGCGCCGCGCAGCTGCTGGGAAAGCGGTGCGGGGCCTGCCGGCTCGAGATCGACCGCGGGGAGCTGGCCCGCATCTCGGCCGCCGCCGAAGACGACGTGGTGCGATGCCCGGAATGCGGCGCGATCCTGCTGCGGGTCAAGGGATTCGATCAGTGA
- a CDS encoding bifunctional RNase H/acid phosphatase: MKVVIEADGGSRGNPGPAGYGAVVWTEDRATVLVENKQAIGRATNNVAEYRGLIAGLDDALKLGASEAAVYLDSKLLVEQMSGRWKVKHPDLIELHAQARALAARFDRISYSWIPRERNSHADRLANEAMDAAARANGAAETPEPAEKPEPPGAEAAKTVAAPSPTAPGWTGARGTPTRLLLLRHGQTELSVQRRYSGRGNPALTEVGRRQADAAARYLAQRGGVSAVFSSPLQRAYDTAAAAAKALGLDVTVDDDLIETDFGAWEGLTFAEAAERDPELHRRWLRDTSTAPPGGESFDAVHDRVSRIRDRVLATQQGTTVLVVSHVTPIKMLLREALDAGPGILYRLHLDLASLSIAEFYSDGASSVRLVNQTAYLAG, from the coding sequence GTGAAGGTCGTCATCGAAGCCGACGGCGGATCACGCGGCAACCCCGGGCCGGCCGGCTACGGCGCGGTGGTGTGGACCGAGGACCGCGCGACCGTCCTCGTCGAGAACAAGCAGGCCATCGGCCGGGCCACCAACAACGTCGCCGAATACCGCGGCCTGATAGCCGGTTTGGACGACGCCCTGAAGCTGGGCGCCAGCGAGGCCGCGGTGTATCTGGATTCCAAGCTGCTGGTGGAGCAGATGTCCGGGCGGTGGAAGGTCAAGCACCCCGACCTGATCGAGCTGCATGCCCAGGCCCGAGCGCTGGCGGCGCGGTTCGACAGGATCAGCTACTCGTGGATTCCGCGGGAGCGCAATTCGCACGCCGATCGGTTGGCCAACGAGGCGATGGACGCCGCGGCCCGGGCCAACGGTGCGGCGGAGACGCCCGAGCCGGCCGAAAAGCCCGAGCCCCCCGGCGCCGAGGCGGCGAAAACCGTTGCGGCACCGTCGCCGACGGCGCCGGGCTGGACCGGCGCGCGCGGCACCCCCACCCGGCTGCTGCTGCTGCGCCACGGGCAGACGGAGCTGTCGGTGCAGCGCCGCTATTCGGGGCGCGGCAACCCGGCGCTCACCGAGGTGGGGCGGCGGCAGGCCGACGCGGCGGCGCGGTATCTGGCTCAGCGCGGCGGGGTTTCGGCGGTCTTCTCCTCCCCGCTGCAGCGGGCCTACGACACCGCGGCGGCGGCGGCCAAGGCCCTGGGCCTCGATGTGACCGTCGACGACGACCTGATCGAGACCGATTTCGGGGCCTGGGAGGGGCTGACGTTCGCCGAGGCCGCCGAGCGCGACCCGGAACTGCACCGTCGTTGGCTGCGCGACACCAGCACCGCCCCGCCGGGCGGCGAGAGCTTCGACGCGGTGCACGACCGGGTGTCACGGATCCGTGACCGCGTCCTCGCCACCCAGCAAGGCACGACGGTGCTGGTGGTGTCCCACGTGACGCCGATCAAGATGCTGCTGCGGGAGGCGCTGGACGCCGGGCCGGGCATCTTGTACCGGCTGCACCTCGATCTGGCGTCGCTGAGCATCGCCGAGTTCTATTCCGACGGAGCCTCTTCGGTGCGATTGGTGAACCAGACGGCGTACCTAGCCGGCTGA
- a CDS encoding VOC family protein, with protein MTASNPTVWLTLQAHDAPTLIDYYVETFGFVLTARYGQGETVDHAQLNWPYGCGGIMLGSHKPDAQWCREPGTAGGYVVTADPDALYERVLRHKAEVVRPLAETDYGAREFTVRDPEGNLWSFGDYGGASPSAG; from the coding sequence ATGACCGCTTCGAATCCGACCGTCTGGTTGACATTGCAGGCCCATGACGCCCCCACGCTGATCGATTACTACGTCGAGACATTCGGCTTCGTCCTCACGGCGCGCTACGGCCAGGGCGAGACCGTCGATCACGCGCAACTGAACTGGCCGTACGGCTGCGGAGGGATCATGCTGGGCAGCCACAAGCCCGACGCGCAGTGGTGCCGCGAACCGGGCACCGCCGGCGGCTACGTCGTCACCGCCGATCCCGACGCGCTCTACGAACGGGTGCTGCGGCACAAGGCCGAGGTGGTGCGGCCGCTGGCCGAAACCGACTACGGCGCACGCGAATTCACCGTCCGCGATCCCGAAGGCAACCTGTGGTCCTTCGGCGACTACGGCGGCGCGTCGCCCTCAGCCGGCTAG
- a CDS encoding helix-turn-helix domain-containing protein gives MVGYRTLDVPETVHRGMPSAMLTFIVSLDDGVEAGDSADALAVARPNPLLLSGLHVQASHVRQRRGQAGVQLAVHPLASRALFGVPTAELPVAEYDATAVLDRGGRELHDRVTEAHGWPDVFALVARYLVEARRRRESASVRPEVAHAWHLLERSRGRIPVAVVAETVGVTTRHLTTLFGQEVGRSPKTVAMLMRFQHATARIAASARRHGRVDLAGVAAATGYSDQAHLTREFVRFVGVPPRRWLADEFRNIQDGGHSFGAQWDHDRFESDRLVDIAGP, from the coding sequence ATGGTCGGATACCGCACGCTCGACGTTCCCGAGACCGTGCACCGCGGCATGCCATCCGCGATGTTGACGTTCATCGTCAGCCTCGACGACGGGGTGGAAGCCGGCGACAGCGCCGACGCGCTGGCCGTCGCGCGCCCCAACCCGCTGCTGCTGAGCGGGCTGCACGTGCAGGCCAGCCACGTGCGTCAGCGCCGGGGCCAGGCCGGCGTGCAGCTGGCGGTGCATCCGCTCGCATCGCGCGCGCTGTTCGGCGTGCCGACCGCCGAGCTTCCCGTCGCCGAGTACGACGCGACCGCCGTGCTGGATCGCGGCGGCCGCGAATTGCACGATCGGGTGACCGAGGCGCACGGCTGGCCGGACGTGTTCGCCCTGGTGGCCCGCTACCTCGTCGAGGCGCGGCGGCGCCGCGAGAGCGCGAGCGTGCGTCCCGAGGTCGCGCATGCCTGGCACCTGCTGGAGCGCAGCCGGGGCCGGATACCGGTGGCCGTGGTGGCGGAGACGGTCGGCGTGACCACCCGGCACCTGACGACGCTGTTCGGCCAGGAGGTCGGCCGCTCGCCCAAGACGGTGGCGATGCTGATGCGCTTCCAGCACGCGACGGCGCGCATCGCCGCGTCGGCGCGCCGGCACGGACGCGTCGACCTCGCGGGGGTCGCGGCCGCCACGGGGTACAGCGACCAGGCCCACCTGACCCGCGAATTCGTCCGGTTCGTCGGAGTGCCGCCGCGAAGGTGGCTGGCCGACGAGTTCCGAAACATTCAAGACGGCGGCCACTCGTTCGGCGCACAGTGGGACCATGACCGCTTCGAATCCGACCGTCTGGTTGACATTGCAGGCCCATGA
- a CDS encoding helix-turn-helix domain-containing protein — translation MQAKTPDIDLVVRRRLRELRAQRGMTLQEVGERAGIDVSTLSRLESGKRRLALDHLPRLARALSVSTDELLQTSSAPDPRVRGAAHTHHGVTYWPLTRQGPAGGLHAFKVRVSARRRNPPAELPVHEGQDWMYVLSGRMRLILGDRDFTIDPGQAVEFSTWTPHWFGVVDGPVEAIVIFGPHGERLHLHS, via the coding sequence ATGCAGGCAAAAACCCCCGATATCGACCTGGTGGTGCGGCGCAGACTGCGGGAGCTGCGCGCGCAGCGCGGCATGACGCTGCAGGAGGTCGGCGAGCGGGCGGGCATCGACGTCTCGACGCTGAGCCGCCTGGAGTCCGGCAAACGGCGCCTGGCGCTGGATCATCTGCCGCGGCTGGCCCGGGCCCTGTCGGTGAGCACCGACGAGCTGCTGCAGACCTCGTCGGCGCCGGACCCGCGGGTGCGCGGCGCCGCGCACACCCACCACGGCGTCACCTACTGGCCGCTGACCCGTCAGGGTCCCGCCGGTGGCCTGCACGCGTTCAAGGTTCGGGTCAGCGCCCGGCGGCGCAATCCGCCCGCCGAGCTGCCCGTGCATGAGGGCCAGGACTGGATGTACGTGCTCTCCGGCCGGATGCGCCTCATCCTCGGCGACCGCGACTTCACCATCGACCCGGGCCAGGCCGTCGAATTCTCGACGTGGACGCCGCACTGGTTCGGCGTGGTGGACGGGCCGGTGGAGGCGATCGTGATCTTCGGCCCGCACGGCGAGCGGCTGCACCTGCACAGCTGA
- a CDS encoding class I SAM-dependent methyltransferase has product MDSSCKPDDAQQFWEDRYRSTERVWSGRVNPRLAEVVADLPPGRALDLGCGEGADALWLADRGWQVVAVDVSDTALQRARAAASARNMASRIDFERHNLNETFPQGMFDLISAQYFHSPARLDREDVLRHAAERVNPGGVLLIVDHGAVPPWAQHHDHSFLGIEEVIASLRLDSTAWTRLRAEAVEREMTVNGETARVPDHVIALRRDR; this is encoded by the coding sequence ATGGACAGTTCGTGCAAACCCGATGATGCCCAGCAATTCTGGGAAGACCGCTACCGTTCGACCGAGCGGGTGTGGAGCGGCCGGGTCAACCCCCGGCTCGCCGAGGTGGTCGCCGACCTGCCGCCGGGCCGCGCCCTGGACCTGGGCTGCGGGGAGGGAGCCGACGCCCTGTGGCTGGCCGACCGCGGCTGGCAGGTGGTGGCCGTCGACGTCTCGGACACCGCGCTGCAACGCGCCCGCGCGGCCGCATCGGCGCGGAATATGGCCTCCCGCATCGACTTTGAGAGGCACAACCTCAACGAGACGTTCCCGCAAGGGATGTTCGACCTGATCTCCGCCCAGTATTTTCATTCGCCGGCCCGCCTGGACCGCGAAGACGTGCTGCGGCACGCCGCCGAACGGGTGAATCCCGGTGGCGTGCTGCTGATCGTGGACCACGGGGCGGTGCCGCCGTGGGCGCAGCACCACGATCACTCCTTCCTCGGCATCGAGGAGGTGATCGCCTCGTTGCGGCTGGATTCGACCGCCTGGACGCGGCTGCGGGCCGAGGCCGTCGAGCGCGAAATGACCGTCAACGGGGAAACGGCCAGGGTGCCCGACCACGTGATCGCGTTGCGGCGAGACCGATAA
- a CDS encoding 2OG-Fe(II) oxygenase, translated as MSRWKRRVDSGDWDAIAAAVDEYGGALLPRLITPSEAARLRALYADDALFRSTIDMAPKRYGSGQYRYFHAPYPAPIEELKQALYPRLLPIARDWWAKLGRDAPWPDRLDDWLAACHAAGQTRSTALMLKYGAGDWNALHRDLYGDLVFPLQVVINLSDPATDYTGGEFLLVEQRLRAQSRGTATQLPQGHGYVFTTRERPVPSARGWSAAPVRHGVSVVRTGQRYAMGLIFHDAA; from the coding sequence ATGTCCCGGTGGAAAAGGCGTGTCGATTCAGGCGATTGGGACGCGATCGCCGCCGCGGTCGACGAGTACGGCGGGGCGCTGCTGCCGCGACTGATCACGCCCAGCGAGGCGGCGCGGCTGCGCGCGCTCTACGCCGACGACGCCCTGTTCCGCTCCACGATCGACATGGCGCCCAAGCGGTACGGGTCCGGGCAGTACCGCTATTTCCACGCGCCCTACCCCGCGCCGATCGAGGAACTCAAACAGGCGCTGTACCCCCGGCTTCTGCCGATCGCCCGCGACTGGTGGGCCAAGCTCGGCCGGGACGCGCCCTGGCCGGACCGCCTCGACGATTGGCTGGCGGCCTGCCACGCCGCCGGCCAGACCCGATCCACCGCCCTGATGCTGAAATACGGTGCGGGCGACTGGAATGCGCTGCACCGGGACCTCTACGGGGACCTGGTGTTCCCCCTGCAGGTGGTGATCAACCTCAGCGATCCGGCCACCGATTACACCGGCGGGGAGTTCCTGCTGGTCGAGCAGCGACTGCGGGCGCAATCCCGGGGCACGGCAACACAATTGCCGCAGGGACACGGCTACGTCTTCACCACGCGGGAGCGGCCGGTGCCCTCGGCCCGCGGTTGGTCCGCGGCGCCGGTGCGCCACGGCGTGTCCGTGGTTCGCACCGGGCAGCGCTACGCCATGGGACTGATTTTTCACGACGCGGCATGA